The proteins below are encoded in one region of Micromonospora yangpuensis:
- a CDS encoding DUF3180 domain-containing protein, whose product MGPTRISTLVVAGLAAAAVAWLLISGLYYRALPELPWLPVLTLAALAVIEGYAGLNTRARIERKPGREPVDPLLVARFVVLAKASALAGAIFAGGYAGVTGWLFVERTNAAIADRPAAGAGLLASLALVGAALWLERSCRVPERPDDDRTDGEREGRPGAR is encoded by the coding sequence ATGGGACCCACCAGGATCTCCACCCTGGTGGTGGCCGGGCTCGCCGCCGCGGCGGTCGCCTGGTTGCTGATCAGTGGCCTCTACTACCGGGCGCTGCCGGAGTTGCCCTGGCTGCCGGTGCTCACCCTGGCCGCCCTGGCCGTGATCGAGGGGTACGCCGGGTTGAACACCCGGGCGCGCATCGAGCGCAAGCCCGGCCGGGAGCCGGTCGATCCACTGCTGGTGGCCCGGTTCGTGGTGCTCGCCAAGGCCTCCGCCCTGGCCGGCGCGATCTTCGCCGGTGGCTACGCGGGGGTGACCGGCTGGTTGTTCGTCGAGCGCACCAACGCCGCCATCGCCGACCGGCCCGCCGCAGGTGCGGGCCTGCTCGCCTCGCTCGCGTTGGTCGGGGCGGCCCTCTGGCTGGAACGCTCCTGCCGGGTGCCCGAGCGGCCCGACGACGACCGCACCGACGGCGAACGGGAGGGGCGACCGGGGGCCCGTTGA
- the folK gene encoding 2-amino-4-hydroxy-6-hydroxymethyldihydropteridine diphosphokinase, whose translation MTRAVLSLGSNLGDRLGHLRTAVETFADRVLLTSGVYETPPWGDVDQPAYLNAVLLAVDPAAGPRDWLELARAAENAAGRTRDPARRFGPRTLDVDVVTVWGPDDEPVVSDDPELTLPHPRAHLRAFVLRPWIDIQPYGRLVGHGWLTDLLNTGPAAEDALALRPRPDLAIESTA comes from the coding sequence GTGACCCGGGCGGTGCTGTCGCTGGGCAGCAACCTCGGTGACCGCCTCGGGCACCTGCGCACCGCGGTGGAGACCTTCGCCGACCGCGTGCTGCTTACCTCCGGGGTGTACGAGACTCCACCGTGGGGGGATGTCGACCAGCCGGCGTACCTCAACGCGGTGCTGCTCGCCGTCGATCCCGCCGCCGGCCCACGCGACTGGCTGGAGCTGGCCCGGGCGGCCGAGAACGCCGCCGGGCGGACCCGCGATCCGGCCCGCCGGTTCGGCCCCCGCACCCTCGACGTCGACGTCGTGACCGTCTGGGGGCCCGACGACGAGCCGGTGGTCAGCGACGACCCCGAGCTGACCCTGCCGCACCCCCGGGCGCACCTGCGGGCCTTCGTGCTGCGACCGTGGATCGACATCCAGCCGTACGGACGGCTGGTCGGGCACGGCTGGCTGACCGACCTGTTGAACACCGGCCCGGCCGCCGAGGACGCGCTCGCGCTGCGTCCCCGCCCCGATCTGGCGATAGAGTCGACGGCATGA
- the folB gene encoding dihydroneopterin aldolase encodes MTGTITLSGLRARGRHGVYDFERAQGQDFVVDAELRLDLRPAAASDDVTDTVHYGELAQRLVEVISGEPVNLIETLADRLLDVCLTDPRVTTATVTVHKPEAPVPHTFTDVAVTMSRGRTR; translated from the coding sequence GTGACCGGCACCATCACCCTCTCCGGGCTGCGGGCGCGCGGCCGGCACGGGGTGTACGACTTCGAACGCGCCCAGGGGCAGGACTTCGTGGTCGACGCGGAGCTGCGCCTGGACCTCCGCCCGGCCGCCGCCAGCGACGACGTGACCGACACCGTTCACTACGGCGAGCTGGCGCAGCGGCTGGTCGAGGTGATCAGCGGTGAACCGGTCAACCTGATCGAGACCCTCGCCGACCGGCTGCTCGACGTCTGCCTGACCGACCCCCGGGTGACCACCGCCACGGTCACCGTGCACAAGCCGGAGGCGCCGGTGCCGCACACCTTCACCGACGTGGCCGTGACGATGTCCCGCGGGCGTACCCGGTGA
- the folP gene encoding dihydropteroate synthase: MTDLVRARTPVVMGVLNVTPDSFSDGGRYADLAAAVAHGVRLRDDGAHLVDVGGESTRPGADRVDADTEAARVLPVIRELAAAGVPTSIDTTRARVAEAALAAGADLVNDVSGGLADPAMARVVAAAGCPWVLMHWRGHAQRMAELASYVDVVGDVRAELGQRIDEALRAGVAADRIVVDPGLGFAKTAAHNWALTARLPELLDLGFPLLFGASRKSYLGRLLAGPDGRDRPTAGRAAATVATSVLAVAAGAWGVRVHDVRDTVDALAVWQASGRPRLAPSTEQRGAP; this comes from the coding sequence GTGACCGATCTGGTACGGGCGCGGACCCCGGTGGTGATGGGCGTCCTCAACGTCACCCCCGACTCCTTCTCCGACGGCGGTCGATACGCGGACCTGGCCGCCGCCGTCGCACACGGTGTGCGGCTCCGGGACGACGGGGCGCACCTGGTGGACGTCGGTGGGGAGTCGACCCGTCCGGGGGCCGACCGGGTGGATGCCGACACCGAGGCGGCCCGGGTGCTGCCGGTGATCCGGGAGCTCGCCGCCGCAGGCGTGCCGACCAGCATCGACACCACCCGCGCCCGGGTGGCCGAGGCGGCACTCGCCGCCGGCGCGGACCTGGTCAACGACGTCTCGGGCGGGTTGGCCGACCCGGCGATGGCCCGGGTGGTCGCCGCCGCCGGCTGCCCCTGGGTGTTGATGCACTGGCGGGGGCACGCGCAGCGGATGGCCGAGCTGGCCAGCTACGTCGACGTGGTCGGCGACGTCCGCGCCGAGCTGGGCCAGCGGATCGACGAGGCACTGCGGGCCGGGGTGGCCGCCGACCGGATCGTGGTCGATCCGGGGCTCGGCTTCGCCAAGACCGCCGCACACAACTGGGCGCTCACCGCCCGCCTGCCGGAACTGCTCGACCTCGGGTTCCCGCTGTTGTTCGGGGCGAGCCGCAAGTCGTACCTCGGGCGGTTGCTCGCCGGTCCGGACGGCCGGGACCGGCCCACTGCCGGCCGGGCCGCGGCGACGGTGGCCACCAGCGTGCTCGCCGTGGCCGCCGGCGCGTGGGGGGTACGGGTGCACGACGTGCGCGACACCGTGGACGCCCTGGCGGTCTGGCAGGCCAGCGGCCGTCCCCGACTGGCACCGAGCACCGAGCAGCGAGGAGCGCCGTGA